A region from the Nymphalis io chromosome 9, ilAglIoxx1.1, whole genome shotgun sequence genome encodes:
- the LOC126770875 gene encoding uncharacterized protein LOC126770875, producing the protein MSKKSDMTRQSILVYQADPTECPFREFRDNEISPDSWGMGPAAFRASHFLSKTSGKSTVDMLWVDDQTQPLPKSARQYLHGWTRAEDLASRRWDAEVVIFEENGGKMSVMDMQLSHAQVLLRSSFCRRVLGICYMLERVDGLIVEHQWENFIFNMGPEGWMSRCHIYSPGIKPGGGLQHRPSLSKNGCYLVRLFYLGAWRCVWVSDQVPVDATDSPLLPFSPLLSVIPAKPGVKQSATVTSNVVHLWPLLLCKALLKLAAPDMNSDDTDCEDELLLDFDILHTLTGAMDLTYKIADPEKIWDILISEVPVFTWDDDDDTLTSTVKSKNTKKPITKEMTVVRRSSMTSVVIEDTKDLPPYSLPGISPGHEMNLLVMMVRDLPLKKPLPEPDIPLWKTYRWIDWARKHGLYEAYDCPRTRFVKVNGLLKLSYAPHLLDIQSTESITRQFREEHDKSNPPNKKAAKDVNRSTTANSMVTQQTKDDLREWIQYNSIHKFIKYINVLYFPSMYSFTSVASSPPMRVTKAAPNKALDILAPKFAPLYLQIDGPDENILRITLNMLHPRILLNCGVPIIDYIEPAYLVLQVFEWFVDCDLPKAKAFIETRGYESVEITLPPGRHYCRIWVHSRLSWHAMLLSESSLLLGRRDIIQCAAVKECPWAARFLSNLGSVFSNWIRISRSTMNMSGNDREFYRSYQPDLEWISEIVGYDKSLLHWMFRQALQSLLIKKLLPVEFRAVCTVLRKYFCDPDFGMQKKPLPPKSLADIDRLDPCDCVLPETEEVEILNDQMLEEQDEQEKSLVGQEIMDQLLTVPEPPIASKVCELATEELPCGLLKAERLKIIRKHEAATIIQAHWRGTWARKTLTEQVAITPDVSKAIMENAFGNLEALSALMNEFFAMYPGTKSAYSVASALSGVYGLNQYNGTSPITPKCMWIPYFQEVFTCHAPVKVHLDVNSTLQHSILAVYNNDTGEQMPQAYNEHITFYFDPNEYGYTVMGHGSLSQSAGVHSEVHWQLTILSSISNVFHVCDNDSDFCKELSLSSATKLHIDEIFIPNRRNILGGVHILVTKHEAVSFRAAATSPDLEMEAILRTVSLDGQVEELGRCSGTGELHWPYIRLEPTLSTSNLSARKRSVSHPNLATGTRESAYSSARSLKVPKQKQTGGKNKSTTKIKDAKALIEPKQYYIEVVAPNGWPLTLAQWKRVDEIRNSQEFNKVEAPAKKQMPKEKSGSAKEKEKIISIPANQPQLGDAYVELECTLAVGGAVAMRDDLRDLQFAAARKAWDAHEHGRNLKGAQIRKDFRAEFLEALPPPPSESSQTVPEASVFKEEPSIAQQGPTPASESGLIEMSIESEEEARYLTMPEQLKDKFIPLYFVPFCTKEIDETRSILITPEMMEDSKKNRHANIKAALERMRELQIYNEEHVLGRQKKRCRLLEKLFVDSQWNPALNEVLEERDDAIAREALNRTLSATKKKQEGKKK; encoded by the exons gTAGAACATCAATGGGAgaattttatattcaacatgGGCCCTGAAGGTTGGATGTCACGGTGTCACATCTATTCGCCAGGTATCAAACCTGGAGGCGGCCTGCAGCATCGACCGTCTTTATCAAAAAATG GTTGTTATCTCGTTCGTCTCTTCTACCTTGGAGCATGGCGATGCGTTTGGGTCAGCGACCAAGTTCCAGTCGACGCTACAGACTCTCCGCTCCTGCCTTTTTCTCCACTTCTAAGCGTTATACCTGCTAAGCCAGGGGTGAAGCAATCAGCGACAGTGACTTCAAATGTCGTTCATCTCTGGCCATTATTGCTTTGTAAG GCGCTGTTAAAACTGGCTGCGCCTGACATGAATTCTGATGATACCGACTGTGAAGATGAATTGTTGCTAGATTTCGATATACTTCACACCTTAACGGGTGCGATGGACTTGACTTATAAAATTGCGG ATCCTGAAAAAATATGGGACATTTTAATATCAGAGGTACCAGTTTTCACGTGGGACGATGACGATGACACTCTCACGAGCACAGTCAAGTCCAAAAACACGAAGAAACCTATTACCAAGGAAATGACAGTTGTTAGg CGTAGTTCAATGACATCAGTTGTAATCGAGGATACAAAGGATCTTCCACCTTATTCACTTCCGGGGATAAGTCCAGGTCATGAAATGAATCTTCTCGTAATGATGGTCAGGGATTTACCGCTAAAGAAACCGCTACCAGAACCCG ATATACCTTTATGGAAGACATACCGTTGGATCGACTGGGCTCGCAAACATGGTCTGTATGAGGCTTACGATTGTCCAAGAACAAGATTCGTAAAAGTAAATGGACTTTTGAAACTCTCCTACGCACCTCACTTGTTAGATATTCAGAGTACAGAATCG ATTACCCGTCAGTTCAGAGAAGAGCATGACAAATCCAATCCACcg aatAAAAAAGCAGCAAAGGATGTAAACAGATCGACAACTGCAAATTCAATGGTAACCCAGCAAACGAAAGACGATCTACGTGAATGGATCCAATATAATTCG atccataaatttattaaatatatcaatgttcTGTATTTCCCTTCTATGTATTCTTTTACTTCAGTAGCCAGTAGCCCACCTATGAGGGTAACTAAGGCAGCACCAAATAAGGCTTTGGATATACTAGCACCAAAATTTGCACCTCTTTACCTTCAAATAGACGGACCTGACGAGAATATCCTTAGAATTACACTAAACATGCTCCATCCAAGAATTCTACTAAACTGCGGTGTACCAATCATAGATTATATTGAACCAGCTTATCTAGTATTACAAGTTTTTGAATGGTTCGTCGACTGTGATCTACCAAAAGCAAAGGCTTTTATTGAAACTAGGGGATACGAATCTGTTGAAATAACACTACCGCCTGGAAGACATTATTGcag GATATGGGTACACTCTCGTTTAAGCTGGCACGCAATGCTTCTAAGTGAATCGTCACTATTACTTGGTAGACGTGACATAATCCAATGTGCTGCTGTAAAAGAATGCCCTTGGGCAGCGCGTTTCCTATCAAATCTTGGATCAGTTTTTTCTAATTGGATACGAATAAGCAGATCAACGATGAATATGTCAGGAAATGATAGAGAATTTTATAG atCGTATCAACCAGACTTGGAATGGATTTCGGAAATTGTTGGTTACGATAAATCTTTATTGCACTGGATGTTTAGACAAGCATTACAATCTTTGTTGATTAAGAAGCTCCTTCCTGTTGAATTTAGAGCAGTGTGTACAGTTTTGAGAAAATACTTTTGTGATCCCGACTTTGGAATGCAAAAAAAACCTTTACCTCCAAAATCTTTGGCGGATATTGATCGATTAGATCCATGTGATTGTGTTTTGCCTGAAACTGAAGAAGTTGAAATATTAAACGATCAAATGTTGGAAGAGCAA GACGAGCAAGAAAAATCTCTTGTAGGTCAAGAAATAATGGATCAACTATTAACAGTACCAGAACCTCCAATCGCCTCAAAAGTCTGTGAACTGGCGACAGAAGAACTACCCTGTGGACTGTTAAAAGCggaaagattaaaaataattaggaaACATGAAGCGGCCACAATCATCCAAGCTCATTGGAGAGGAACTTGGGCTAGGAAGACTTTAACTGAACAAGTTGCAATCACACCAGACGTTTCTaaagca ataatgGAAAATGCATTTGGTAATTTAGAAGCCTTATCAGCGTTGATGAATGAATTCTTTGCAATGTATCCTGGGACAAAAAGCGCTTATTCGGTCGCTTCAGCTCTCAGTGGTGTTTATGGACTGAACCAATACAATGGAACATCACCAATAACTCCGAAATGCATGTGGATTCCATATTTTCAAGAAGTTTTCACCTGTCACGCTCCTGTCAAAGTGCATTTAGATGTTAATAGTACACTTCAGCATAGTATATTAGCCGTGTATAATAATGACACTGGAGAACAGATGCCGCAAGCGTATAATGaacatataactttttattttgatcCAAATGAATACgg ttacaCTGTAATGGGACACGGTTCATTGAGTCAATCTGCGGGAGTCCATTCAGAAGTTCATTGGCAGCTAACTATTCTTTCATCTATATCTAACGTGTTTCACGTTTGCGACAACGACTCTGATTTTTGCAAGGAATTATCCTTATCTTCAGCAACCAAATTGCACATTGACGAGATTTTTATACCCAATAGAAGAAACATTCTTGGTGGAGTACATATACTAGTAACGAAACACGAGGCAGTCAGCTTTAGAGCTGCCGCAACATCTCctgat ttGGAAATGGAAGCTATTCTACGGACGGTATCATTAGACGGTCAAGTTGAAGAATTGGGTAGATGTTCGGGAACTGGTGAATTGCACTGGCCTTATATCAGATTGGAACCTACTCTTTCAACTAGCAATTTATCGGCAAGAAAACGTTCCGTGTCACATCCGAATTTGGCAACG GGAACTCGAGAATCAGCGTATTCCAGCGCTCGTTCATTGAAGGTTCCAAAGCAAAAGCAAACTGGTGGCAAGAATAAATCCACAACTAAG ATTAAAGACGCGAAAGCTCTAATAGAACCAAAACAATACTATATTGA AGTTGTAGCACCAAATGGATGGCCTCTCACATTGGCTCAGTGGAAGAGAGTCGATGAGATAAGAAATTCTCAGGAATTTAATAAAGTAGAAGCTCCTGCTAAGAAACAAATGCCGAAAGAGAAA AGTGGATCtgcaaaagaaaaagaaaagataATTTCTATACCAGCCAATCAGCCTCAGTTGGGTGATGCTTATGTGGAACTGGAATGTACTCTGGCTGTGGGAGGAGCTGTAGCTATGCGAGACGATCTTAGAGATCTTCAGTTTGCAGCGGCAAGAAAAGCTTGGGACGCTCATGAACATGGGAGAAATTTAAAGGGTGCACAAATTAG GAAAGACTTCAGAGCGGAATTCCTGGAGGCCCTTCCACCACCGCCTTCGGAAAGCTCTCAAACTGTTCCAGAGGCTAGTGTATTTA AAGAGGAGCCGTCTATAGCACAACAAGGACCGACCCCAGCTTCCGAGAGCGGTC TTATAGAAATGTCCATTGAAAGTGAAGAAGAGGCAAGATATCTGACAATGCCTGAACAATTAAAAGACAAATTCATACCGCTATACTTTGTACCTTTTTGTACAAAAGAGATCGATGAGACTCGAAG cATACTTATAACTCCTGAAATGATGGAAGATTCCAAGAAGAATCGTCATGCTAATATCAAAGCAGCATTAGAACGCATGCGTGAACTACAAATATACAACGAAGAACACGTTCTTGGACGCCAGAAGAAAAGATGTCGTCTTCTTGAGAAACTATTTGTTG ATTCACAATGGAATCCGGCCCTTAATGAAGTTTTAGAGGAACGAGATGACGCGATTGCTCGTGAAGCGCTCAATCGAACGCTTTCggcaacgaaaaaaaaacaagaaggaaagaaaaaataa